The window TCTGGCAACCCATCCGTCACTACGCCCAGCTGGTTCACCTGATCGGGTGATCTTCTTTGTCCTCTTAGCCTTCACTCCAGTTTTTCACCACTGAGAATAAAGATAGGGTCAATGGATTTAAATACTTGCTGATAGCCTCGGGTTTCTAAACGGTTAATCGCGGGCTGCACAATTTCCACATTCCGCACTCGCAGGGTAGAAAAGGTTTCTGAAATGCCGTATAGCGTCTCTAGGGTGCCGGTTGTCACCACCATCCTGCCGCCGCTGGGAAGATATGACCACGCCGCCTGGACAATTTCCTTCATAGAGCGCCCCCCCTCAATAATGATGCAGTCAGGGTGGGGCGGCAGATCAGCCAAACAGTCAGGGGCCAGACCTTCAACAACCTCTACGTTGCTGAGTCCGAAGCGATCGCAGTTTTGACGAATCAGCGTTGCCACTTCCTCGTCTCGCTCAACAGCCACCACCTGCCCTTGGGGGCACAGCAGCGCCGCTTCAATAACCAGGGTGCCGGTGCCTGCCCCCACATCCCAAAGCCGGGCGGTGGGTCTGAGTCGTAAGGCCCCCACAATCAGGAGCCGAACTTCCCGCTTACTAATTGGAATGCCAGGTAGCTGCTCAAATAAATGGTCGGGAATGCCAGGGGTGGCATAGGGCCAAAGGGAGGTCATACAAAATGATGGGTAGAGAAGCTTGCAAAGGCGTGCCGTGCTTAAGGGTATCAGGCTCTTCCAAAGGGTTACTAGGGCGCATCTACAATCCGCAATGTCTGTAAAGTTGGATCGAGACTCCCAGTAATCACGCCCCCCAGCTTCTGAATCTGCTGGAGATAGGCCATCGCGGCTGGGGTAATAGTTTCCCCAGGCAGCAACGTGGGAATCCCAGGCGGATAGGGGCAGAGGGTATCGGCGCTCATGTGACCAACGGCATCATCAGTGGGGACCGTGCGGCTGGGGGCAAAGAAGGCATCTCGGGGAGATAACGGGGGTTCGGAAAGCGGTGCGGTGCCCCCAGTTTCCCCCACAGAGATATCGGGCAGAGTGTTAGCGATCGCTGCGGCGTTGTCTTTCAGGCTGGCTAGGGCTGTGATTAAACGCTCTCCATCAGCTACGGTGTTGCCCAGGCTGATAATGAACGTGAGCTGACGTAGGGTGGGTAACTCTGCGGTTACGCCTAAATGCTGATGCAGTAACTCGTCGGCAGCAAACCCAGTGATGCCTAAGGTCGACACATCCACAGTGAGCCGGGTCAGGTCGAGCTGAAAATCACCGGGCAGAGCCGTCACCTGCTCAGGGGTCAGGCTCTGGAGTGGGGCCAGGGAAATCAGCTGCGATCGCACCTGTTGAGCGATGCCTAAGGTATGCGCCATCAACGCTGGCCCCGCCACCGCCATTTGTTGCCGGGCCGCATCTAGGGAGGCCAACAACAGATAATTAGGACTGGTGGACTGGGTCAGCTGCAGGGCTTGCCGCAGGCGATCGCGATCTACCCGCTGCCCCTGCACATGCAGCATAGAGGCTTGAGTGAGGGCAGAGAGCACCTTATGGGTAGACTGAATCACCAGGTCTGCGCCCCCTGAGATCGCCCCTGGGGGCAGCTGATCGTGAAACCCCAGGTGTGGGCCATGGGCTTCATCAACAATCACTACCCCCGATCGGGGGTGGACGCAGGCGCAGATAGCGGCGATGTCGGCACAGACCCCCTGATAACTGGGCGACACCACCACCACCGCCCGCAGGTCCGGATGTTGCGTAAAGGCAGCGGCCACCTGCTCAGGGGTGATGCCGTAGGCCAGATCCCACTGGGAATCGTAGATGGGTGACACAAACACCGGCCTCGCTCCCGACAAAATCAGCGCTGATAGCACGGATCGATGGGCATTGCGGGGAATCAGAATTTTATCCCCCGGTGAGCACACCGCCAGCACTGCTGCCTCAATCCCACAGGTAGAGCCGTTGGCAAGAAAAAAGGTTTCATCAGCGCCAAAGGTAGCCGCAGCCAGCTGCTGGGCCTGTTGAATCGGCCCTTCCGGCGCAAATAAGTTATCGAGTTCTGGCAATTCTGGTAAATCTGCCCGCAACCCCTGCTCACCCAGCAGAGCCGCCAGGGGTTGCGATACCCCCTGCCCCTGCTTATGCCCTGGGGCATAAAACGCTGCATGATCTCGCTGGGCAGCGGCAGCTAAGGCGGACAATAGCGGGGTTGCGCTGGGGTCAGTCATACCAATACCAAGTCTCTTGCAGGGAACTTCTCAGCAGACTTTCATTTTGCGCTTAGATCACTTCGCGAAGGCTAGGACAGAATTAAAGGACTCACAATCCCCTCTGTGACACTGCCATTATGTTTGATCGAGGGTAAACAACCTTTACTTCCGTTACCCCTACGACACCTACTTGACGGATGAGAACATTATTTTTCCGGTGCGAAACCAGGCTGAGCGATCGCGTCATCCCAAGGCAGGCATCACCTATAGCCCTATTCAGTTCAATCCAGTACATTTTGGTGAAGGCGGGGTCTAGGATTTGGGGTCTAGGGTGTACTTGATCCAAATGCATACCGCTCTATATCTGGGAGACTGACGCGGGGACTCGGTTTAGCCAATTTTCTGGAGACAGCCATCAGTTTGTTCCCCGCGATCTACAGGCAAG is drawn from Leptolyngbya sp. SIO1E4 and contains these coding sequences:
- the cbiT gene encoding precorrin-6Y C5,15-methyltransferase subunit CbiT, with amino-acid sequence MTSLWPYATPGIPDHLFEQLPGIPISKREVRLLIVGALRLRPTARLWDVGAGTGTLVIEAALLCPQGQVVAVERDEEVATLIRQNCDRFGLSNVEVVEGLAPDCLADLPPHPDCIIIEGGRSMKEIVQAAWSYLPSGGRMVVTTGTLETLYGISETFSTLRVRNVEIVQPAINRLETRGYQQVFKSIDPIFILSGEKLE
- a CDS encoding aminotransferase class I/II-fold pyridoxal phosphate-dependent enzyme, with protein sequence MTDPSATPLLSALAAAAQRDHAAFYAPGHKQGQGVSQPLAALLGEQGLRADLPELPELDNLFAPEGPIQQAQQLAAATFGADETFFLANGSTCGIEAAVLAVCSPGDKILIPRNAHRSVLSALILSGARPVFVSPIYDSQWDLAYGITPEQVAAAFTQHPDLRAVVVVSPSYQGVCADIAAICACVHPRSGVVIVDEAHGPHLGFHDQLPPGAISGGADLVIQSTHKVLSALTQASMLHVQGQRVDRDRLRQALQLTQSTSPNYLLLASLDAARQQMAVAGPALMAHTLGIAQQVRSQLISLAPLQSLTPEQVTALPGDFQLDLTRLTVDVSTLGITGFAADELLHQHLGVTAELPTLRQLTFIISLGNTVADGERLITALASLKDNAAAIANTLPDISVGETGGTAPLSEPPLSPRDAFFAPSRTVPTDDAVGHMSADTLCPYPPGIPTLLPGETITPAAMAYLQQIQKLGGVITGSLDPTLQTLRIVDAP